A window from Camelus dromedarius isolate mCamDro1 chromosome 9, mCamDro1.pat, whole genome shotgun sequence encodes these proteins:
- the GINS3 gene encoding DNA replication complex GINS protein PSF3, with protein MSEAYFRVESGALGPEENFLSLDDILMSHEKLPVRTEIPMPRLGAFFLDRSGGSETDNAIPQGSKLELPLWLAKGLFDNKRRILSVELPKIYQEGWRTVFSADANVVDLHKMGPHFYGFGSQLLHFDSPENADISQSLLQTFIGRFRRIMDSSQNAYNEDTSALVARLDEMERGLFQTGQKGLNDFQCWEKGQASQITASNLVQNYKKRKFTDMED; from the exons ATGTCCGAGGCTTATTTCCGCGTGGAGTCAGGTGCGCTGGGGCCTGAGGAGAACTTTCTTTCCTTGGACGACATCCTCATGTCCCACGAGAAGCTCCCGGTGCGCACAGAGATCCCCATGCCGCGCCTCGGAGCCTTCTTCCTGGATCGGAGCGGAGGGTCCGAGACAGACAACGCAATCCCTCAG GGCTCAAAGCTTGAACTCCCCTTGTGGCTGGCAAAAGGACTTTTTGACAACAAGCGGCGGATCCTTTCTGTGGAACTTCCCAAGATCTACCAAGAGGGTTGGAGGACTGTGTTCAGTGCAGATGCTAACGTGGTGGACCTCCACAAAATGGGGCCACATTTCTACGGGTTTGGCTCCCAACTCTTGCATTTTGACAGCCCAGAGAATGCAGACATCTCCCAGTCTCTCCTGCAG ACATTTATTGGGCGTTTCCGCCGCATCATGGACTCCTCCCAGAATGCTTACAACGAAGACACTTCGGCACTGGTAGCCAGGCTGGATGAGATGGAGAGGGGCTTGTTTCAAACAGGGCAGAAAGGACTGAATGACTTTCAATGTTGGGAGAAGGGGCAGGCGTCTCAGATCACAGCTTCCAACCTCGTTCAGAActacaagaagagaaaattcactGACATGGAAGACTGA